The DNA sequence ACGGAATTGACGTTGCCCTGGCCGGCGAAAGAAATATTGCCCTGCTAAATGCACCTGAAGGAAACCGCGATGCGGTAGGAGAGCATGCGCTGGGGATGCTTCTTAGCCTGCTGAATAACCTTTGCACCGGCAACGCCGGAATCCGCGGCGGAACCTGGGACCGGGAAGGGAACAGAGGCATCGAACTCAACGGAAAAACCGTAGGTATTGTCGGCTACGGCTATATGGGGCAATGTTTCGCGAAAAAGCTTTCCGGACTGGACGTGCGCGTCATTGCCTATGATAAATATAAAAGCGGGTTTTCTGATCCCTTCGCAGAAGAAGTTTCCATGGAACGCTTATTTGCCGAGACAGACATTTTAAGCCTCCACATTCCTCTTACATCCGAAACCCGTCAAATGGTGAACCGCGATTATTGGAATTCCTTTGCAAAAAGTATCTTCTTTATCAATACCGCACGCGGTGAGGTAGTGGATACCGCGGCCTTGCTGGAAGCCATCGCGTCCGGAAAGGTACGCGGCGCCGGGCTGGATGTCCTGGAAGCGGAAAGATTTCCAGCCCTGCAGGAACAACCCTGGTTTAAAGACCTCGTAAATTGCGGTAAGATACTACTTAGCCCGCATGTAGCCGGCTGGAGCCATGAATCCTTCCGCCGTATTTCCGAGGTGCTTGCTGCCAAAGTGCTGGCCCTTTCAGCGCCTCGTCCTTAAAATTACGGATCGCTGCCCCTCACGGATGCTGCCCCTCACGGATGCTGCCCCTCACGGGAAATTAATACGCTCGGTTAGTCAGCGGGATTACCACGTTCGGTTCGGGTTCGTTGAAAGAGTTTGTAAAAAGCAGCCCGCCCTACCGCTCCGCCCGAACCCTTCTTACAAAACTCTCTTCAACTCCCTCGATGGAAGCAATCTTTTGATCATTCAAGTCCGTTTGTTTGATCAGGGCCAGGACAGATGAATGTTTCTGCTGTTGAATACCTTCTCGCAGGCCTTCCTGCCGGCCTTCCCGTTTCGAGGCGCTTGCAATACTTCTAAGGTCGCGATCATAGTCAATTGTCATTTTTTGGTCCTCCTTTAGCTTATTGTAATCGGTTAATTGAAATAGTTTTTCAAATAAGGGCCCCTGAAAGGACGAAGGTTGCTCCTGCAGATGAGGCAAGGCCTTCATGAGGTACAGCCATTTATCAAGATTGGTTTGCAGTTCGGCGATCGTCTTGGTGAACCTGGGAAGCTCCACCAGTATCAGTTCAAATGAAGCAGGGTAGGAATGATCCTTTCCGGAATTCGAATACTCCGATGAACGATAGCGCTTCTTTACCCGCAGTTCCCACGAGCTTTCCCGGCGATACTGCCAACCGGAATTGCTCCGGGGTGGCAAATTCCCGCATTCTCCTTTGGTTTTCAACTGGTACATGTATGTGGGGGTTTATTTTTGAATTCAAATTTTGCGCCTAATAAAACAGAACTCAATGCACCTTTGGCGGGCGGCAGGGCTTGAAAAGCTTTTTTTACGAGCTTATAGCCCTGCACCATGCAGCTGCCGGGGTTAACCAGCCAGTACTCCTTTACGGCGTTCCGTTCATACATGCGTTTTTTATCATGCCAGTCAAATTGCGAGGTGGCAGGGGAAATGATTTCCACGATCAGGTCCGGCGCGCCGTAAATTCCGTTCTTTTTAATAATAGACAGGCGTTCCCTGCTTATGTAAAGAATGTCCGGCTGGAAAGCATTTTCGTCATCCAGGTAAACATTTATGGGCGCGTATAATAACTTCCCTAAACCCCGCTGTTTAACAAAATTATAGATAGCTACCGCTAGCTGGGCCGAGATATCCTGGTGAAGGAAGGCGGGAGCCGGTTCCATGACAATCATGTTTTCGATTAGCTGAGCCCTGGTTCCCTCCGGCAGGCCTTCAAAAATATCTTTGGCCGTTTGCGGAGCAGGGGGGTACGGATAAGCAGGAGTGTTCATTTTCATAAGGTTTGTACAAAAATAAGGGTTCAGGGGATAGCGTCCTACCCAAAAAGAATAGCTAAAAGTTTTAGACTATTGTACACCGGCGGTGTTTGCTTTTTAAGAAAATTATGTTTTAACTTTGTAATGAGTTATAAGAGCAAGACCTCGTCGTTTGCGCGGGGTCTTGTTTATTTATTACAAATTGGTGCTGTGTTAAGCGTGAACTTGCGGCGCCAAGCCTGGTATTTTGTCCCTGGCAGCTTGCAGGCACAAAAATACCGGCGAATATGCTATAGTTCACGCTTAATACGGCACTTGCAAAAAGATTGGAAATGGCTGAGATTACCTATTTTACAGAAGAAGGAATGAAAAAGCTCAGGGATGAGCTTGCACAGTTGAAAGGGGAAGGACGCACTGCAATTGCCAGGCAAATCGCGGAAGCGCGCGACAAGGGAGATCTTTCCGAAAATGCAGAATATGATGCGGCCAAAGATGCCCAGGGTTTACACGAGCTCCGTATTGCAAAACTGGAGGAAACCCTTGCAAATGCCCGTATAGTTGACGAGTCCAAAATGGATGCATCAAAGGTGCTGGTGCTGTCTAATGTGAAGATCAAGAATATCCAGAACGGGAAGGTAATGTCCTACCAGCTGGTCTCAGAGAACGAAGCGGACCTGAAAGCAGGGAAAATTTCGGTGAAATCACCTATCGGGCAGGGACTCCTGGGTAAGACCGTGGGAGATGTGGCTGAAATTGAGG is a window from the Anseongella ginsenosidimutans genome containing:
- a CDS encoding NAD(P)-dependent oxidoreductase translates to MKRLLIVDNLHPVFMELVGAAGYRCDYRPEITYNECLHVIGDYEGLLVRSKFYAGRELLDAAGKLEFIGRAGAGMDGIDVALAGERNIALLNAPEGNRDAVGEHALGMLLSLLNNLCTGNAGIRGGTWDREGNRGIELNGKTVGIVGYGYMGQCFAKKLSGLDVRVIAYDKYKSGFSDPFAEEVSMERLFAETDILSLHIPLTSETRQMVNRDYWNSFAKSIFFINTARGEVVDTAALLEAIASGKVRGAGLDVLEAERFPALQEQPWFKDLVNCGKILLSPHVAGWSHESFRRISEVLAAKVLALSAPRP
- a CDS encoding PD-(D/E)XK nuclease family transposase, which codes for MYQLKTKGECGNLPPRSNSGWQYRRESSWELRVKKRYRSSEYSNSGKDHSYPASFELILVELPRFTKTIAELQTNLDKWLYLMKALPHLQEQPSSFQGPLFEKLFQLTDYNKLKEDQKMTIDYDRDLRSIASASKREGRQEGLREGIQQQKHSSVLALIKQTDLNDQKIASIEGVEESFVRRVRAER
- a CDS encoding Uma2 family endonuclease — encoded protein: MNTPAYPYPPAPQTAKDIFEGLPEGTRAQLIENMIVMEPAPAFLHQDISAQLAVAIYNFVKQRGLGKLLYAPINVYLDDENAFQPDILYISRERLSIIKKNGIYGAPDLIVEIISPATSQFDWHDKKRMYERNAVKEYWLVNPGSCMVQGYKLVKKAFQALPPAKGALSSVLLGAKFEFKNKPPHTCTS
- the greA gene encoding transcription elongation factor GreA; protein product: MAEITYFTEEGMKKLRDELAQLKGEGRTAIARQIAEARDKGDLSENAEYDAAKDAQGLHELRIAKLEETLANARIVDESKMDASKVLVLSNVKIKNIQNGKVMSYQLVSENEADLKAGKISVKSPIGQGLLGKTVGDVAEIEVPTGLMKFEVLGISR